The Corynebacterium pseudopelargi genome contains a region encoding:
- a CDS encoding heme o synthase translates to MERIKAYLALTKPRVIELLLVATIPAMLQADRGNIHLGLMLATLFGGWMGAAAANTFNMVADSDIDQKMGRTSKRPLVRHTVSNSQATVFAWTLTVASFLWLWLVCHSLSAALFVMATIGFYILVYTKVLKRRTHMNIVWGGAAGCMPVVVGWAAIVDNLPDGTPARWWQAVVLFLIIFFWTPPHTWALAMKYKDDYAAAGVPMLPVVRTEEQVTKQIVAYTWATVLITFLLIPAAGWLYAATAIIAGVWFIVVAHKLHRGVQHGTHVRPLRLFILSNNYLAALFVGLSLDAILGLEQISQML, encoded by the coding sequence TTGGAGAGAATCAAGGCCTACCTCGCGCTGACAAAGCCACGGGTCATTGAGCTCCTCCTAGTCGCCACCATTCCCGCGATGCTGCAGGCAGATCGTGGCAATATTCACCTCGGATTAATGTTGGCCACCTTATTCGGCGGCTGGATGGGCGCGGCGGCAGCCAACACCTTCAACATGGTGGCCGACTCGGATATCGACCAAAAAATGGGGCGCACTTCCAAGCGACCTCTGGTTCGACACACCGTGAGCAACTCCCAAGCCACGGTGTTCGCCTGGACGCTCACGGTAGCCAGCTTCTTGTGGCTATGGCTTGTCTGCCACTCACTCAGCGCAGCGCTGTTTGTGATGGCCACCATCGGCTTTTATATCCTCGTCTACACCAAGGTGCTCAAGCGTCGCACGCACATGAACATCGTGTGGGGCGGCGCCGCCGGATGCATGCCGGTGGTAGTGGGCTGGGCCGCGATTGTAGATAACCTCCCCGATGGCACCCCGGCTCGCTGGTGGCAGGCAGTGGTGCTGTTTTTGATCATCTTCTTCTGGACCCCGCCGCATACCTGGGCGTTGGCCATGAAATATAAGGACGATTACGCCGCAGCCGGTGTGCCCATGCTGCCGGTGGTGCGCACTGAAGAACAGGTGACCAAGCAGATCGTGGCCTATACCTGGGCCACTGTCTTAATAACCTTCCTGCTCATCCCCGCCGCCGGATGGCTCTATGCGGCCACCGCGATTATCGCTGGTGTGTGGTTTATTGTGGTAGCCCACAAACTGCACCGAGGTGTCCAGCACGGCACCCATGTACGCCCGCTTCGACTGTTTATCCTTTCTAATAACTACCTGGCTGCACTGTTCGTTGGCCTCTCGCTCGATGCGATTTTAGGGCTCGAACAGATCTCGCAGATGCTTTAA
- the tkt gene encoding transketolase has protein sequence MTLAPELQALTKRNYPSDWTEVDTLAVDTVRVLAADAVENCGSGHPGTAMSLAPLAYTLYQRVLRHDPNDVHWAGRDRFVLSCGHSSLTQYIQLYLGGFGLELEDLKALRTWGAKTPGHPEYHHTDGVEITTGPLGQGLASAVGMAMASRRERALFDPEAAEGESPFDHFIYVIASDGDLEEGVTAEACSLAGTQQLGNLIVFWDDNRISIEDDTQIAFTEDVAARYRAYGWQVIEIDGGEDVAAIEQAVAEAKADTDRPTFIRLRTIIGYPAPTMMNTGAVHGAALGAEEVAATKRELGFDPEAHFAVEDRVIEHTRKLQQRGQQAHEEWQKLFDAWAQQNPERKALFDRLSQRELPEGFDADLPSWDADEKGIATRKASEAVLQALGATMPELWGGSADLAGSNNTVIKNSPSFGPKEITTDTWTAQPGGRNLHFGIREHAMGAILNGISLHGGTRPYGGTFLIFSDYMRPAVRLAALMNVDAYYVWTHDSIGLGEDGPTHQPVEQLASLRAIPNMSMIRPADANETAAAWRAALQYKAGPKGLALTRQNVPVLEGTKEKAREGVVRGAYVLVEASKETPDVILMATGSEVQLAVEAAKKLEADGVAARVVSVPCLDWFLEQDAEYQESVLPAQVQARVSVEAGIAMPWYQLLGCHGRAVSLEHFGASAAYQKLFEEFGITADAVVEAARASLQSK, from the coding sequence GTGACTTTGGCTCCCGAACTTCAAGCATTAACCAAGCGAAACTACCCCTCGGACTGGACCGAGGTGGATACCCTCGCCGTGGATACGGTGCGTGTGCTGGCCGCCGACGCGGTTGAAAACTGCGGTTCCGGCCACCCGGGTACTGCCATGAGCTTGGCTCCCCTGGCTTATACGCTGTATCAGCGCGTGCTTCGCCACGACCCCAATGATGTGCACTGGGCTGGTCGCGACCGCTTCGTGCTTTCTTGCGGCCACTCCTCTTTAACCCAGTACATTCAGTTGTACTTGGGTGGTTTCGGCCTTGAGCTTGAAGATCTCAAAGCACTGCGCACCTGGGGCGCAAAAACCCCTGGCCACCCTGAATACCACCACACCGATGGCGTAGAGATCACCACCGGCCCTTTGGGTCAGGGTCTTGCCTCTGCCGTGGGTATGGCAATGGCCTCGCGTCGCGAGCGCGCGTTGTTCGACCCCGAAGCCGCCGAGGGCGAATCCCCCTTCGACCACTTTATTTACGTCATTGCCTCCGATGGCGACCTCGAAGAAGGCGTCACCGCCGAGGCTTGCTCCCTGGCTGGTACCCAGCAACTGGGCAACCTGATTGTGTTCTGGGACGATAACCGCATCTCTATCGAGGACGACACCCAGATCGCCTTTACCGAAGATGTAGCCGCCCGCTACCGCGCCTATGGCTGGCAGGTCATTGAGATTGACGGTGGCGAGGATGTCGCCGCCATCGAGCAGGCTGTGGCTGAGGCTAAGGCTGACACGGATCGCCCCACCTTTATCCGCCTTCGCACCATCATCGGCTACCCCGCCCCCACCATGATGAACACCGGCGCAGTCCACGGTGCAGCTTTGGGTGCCGAGGAAGTAGCTGCCACCAAGCGCGAGCTCGGCTTCGACCCCGAGGCTCACTTCGCCGTGGAAGATCGCGTGATTGAACACACCCGCAAGCTTCAACAACGTGGCCAGCAAGCCCACGAGGAATGGCAAAAGCTTTTCGACGCCTGGGCGCAGCAAAATCCCGAGCGCAAAGCATTATTCGATCGCCTTTCCCAGCGTGAGCTGCCCGAGGGCTTCGATGCTGACCTGCCCTCCTGGGATGCCGATGAAAAAGGTATTGCTACCCGCAAGGCCTCCGAGGCGGTATTGCAGGCACTGGGCGCCACCATGCCTGAGCTTTGGGGTGGTAGCGCAGACCTAGCCGGCTCCAATAACACCGTGATCAAGAACTCCCCTTCCTTCGGACCGAAGGAAATCACCACGGATACCTGGACCGCACAACCGGGTGGCCGCAACCTGCACTTTGGTATCCGCGAGCATGCCATGGGCGCGATTCTCAACGGCATTTCCCTCCATGGCGGCACCCGCCCCTACGGCGGCACCTTCCTGATCTTCTCCGATTACATGCGCCCTGCTGTTCGCCTGGCAGCACTGATGAATGTGGATGCCTACTACGTCTGGACGCACGACTCCATCGGTTTGGGCGAAGACGGCCCCACCCACCAGCCTGTAGAGCAGCTTGCTTCGCTGCGCGCCATCCCGAACATGTCCATGATCAGGCCTGCAGATGCCAATGAAACTGCTGCTGCTTGGCGTGCTGCCTTGCAGTACAAGGCCGGCCCGAAGGGCCTGGCACTCACCCGCCAGAACGTCCCTGTGCTTGAAGGCACCAAGGAAAAGGCACGCGAAGGCGTGGTGCGTGGTGCGTATGTGCTTGTCGAGGCATCGAAGGAAACCCCCGATGTGATCTTGATGGCCACCGGCTCCGAGGTGCAGCTTGCAGTAGAAGCCGCCAAGAAGCTCGAAGCCGATGGCGTTGCTGCCCGCGTCGTGTCCGTGCCGTGTCTTGATTGGTTCCTCGAGCAAGACGCCGAGTACCAGGAATCGGTGCTGCCCGCTCAGGTACAGGCCCGTGTTTCTGTTGAAGCCGGCATTGCTATGCCTTGGTACCAACTGCTTGGTTGCCACGGCCGCGCGGTGTCCCTGGAGCACTTCGGCGCCTCTGCTGCGTACCAGAAACTCTTCGAAGAATTCGGCATCACCGCCGATGCAGTGGTTGAAGCCGCTCGCGCTTCGCTGCAAAGCAAGTAG
- the tal gene encoding transaldolase: MNAIEQLAQIGTSTWLDDLSRDRINSGNLQELISTKHIVGVTTNPAIFAAAMSKGTAYDEQIASLKAEQASVDQAVYAMSIDDVRNACDVFEDVYKQSEGKDGRVSIEVDPRISEDRDATISQARELWSRVDRPNAMIKIPATEGSLPAIVDALAEGISVNVTLIFSVARYRQVIAAYKEGIQRAAEKGLDVSKIHSVASFFVSRLDTEVDNRLEAIGSEEALALRGKAGVANARRAYQVFQEAFADAEALPAGANVQRPLWASTGVKNPDYPADLYVSELAGPDTVNTMPEATIDAAIEADNIHGDTLSGTAEEAEQIFAQLSAVGIDFEDVFEVLEREGVSKFVDAWNELLESMQENLR, encoded by the coding sequence ATGAACGCTATTGAACAACTTGCACAAATTGGCACTTCCACCTGGTTAGATGATCTTTCTCGCGATCGCATTAACTCAGGCAACCTCCAAGAGTTGATCTCAACCAAGCACATCGTTGGTGTGACCACCAACCCCGCGATTTTCGCGGCAGCCATGTCCAAGGGCACTGCCTATGATGAGCAGATCGCTAGCCTGAAGGCAGAACAGGCAAGCGTCGATCAAGCCGTGTACGCCATGAGCATCGACGATGTGCGCAACGCCTGCGACGTGTTCGAGGATGTGTACAAGCAAAGCGAAGGCAAAGATGGCCGCGTGAGCATCGAGGTTGATCCGCGCATCTCCGAGGATCGTGACGCCACCATTTCCCAGGCTCGTGAGCTGTGGTCGCGAGTGGATCGCCCCAACGCCATGATCAAGATTCCCGCCACCGAGGGCTCCCTGCCTGCGATCGTGGATGCGCTGGCTGAGGGTATCAGCGTGAATGTCACCCTGATTTTCTCGGTGGCACGTTACCGTCAGGTCATCGCCGCCTATAAGGAGGGCATCCAGCGCGCGGCTGAGAAGGGCCTGGATGTATCCAAGATCCACTCCGTTGCTTCCTTCTTTGTCTCTCGCCTTGATACCGAAGTAGACAACCGCCTTGAGGCCATCGGCTCCGAGGAAGCCCTCGCGCTTCGCGGCAAGGCTGGTGTAGCGAATGCTCGCCGTGCATACCAGGTGTTCCAGGAGGCATTTGCCGATGCCGAGGCACTGCCAGCAGGTGCAAATGTGCAGCGTCCATTGTGGGCCTCTACTGGTGTGAAAAACCCCGACTACCCCGCTGATCTGTATGTCAGCGAACTCGCAGGCCCGGACACCGTCAATACGATGCCGGAAGCCACGATCGACGCCGCGATCGAGGCAGACAATATTCACGGCGATACCCTCAGCGGCACCGCTGAGGAAGCTGAGCAGATTTTTGCACAGCTTTCAGCAGTAGGCATTGACTTTGAAGACGTCTTCGAGGTGCTTGAGCGCGAGGGCGTGAGCAAGTTCGTGGATGCCTGGAATGAGTTGCTGGAATCCATGCAAGAAAATCTCCGCTAA
- the secG gene encoding preprotein translocase subunit SecG, whose product MALALQIVLVIASVIMTLFVLLHRGKGGGLSSLFGGGVQSNLSGSTVVEKNLDRVTIFTGLIWIACIIALNLIQVYA is encoded by the coding sequence ATGGCTTTAGCTCTTCAGATCGTACTGGTGATCGCCAGCGTGATCATGACGCTGTTCGTGCTGCTACACCGTGGCAAGGGCGGCGGTTTGTCCAGCCTGTTCGGCGGCGGCGTGCAGTCTAATCTTTCCGGTTCGACTGTGGTGGAGAAAAACCTCGACCGGGTTACCATCTTCACCGGCTTGATCTGGATTGCCTGCATCATCGCACTCAACCTGATCCAGGTGTACGCATAA
- a CDS encoding glucose-6-phosphate dehydrogenase assembly protein OpcA, translating to MIFELPNTDTREISKTLVRARETGGQVTTSRVLTLIIVAKQRDDIEAITKATTEASREHPSRVILLVTGDEDAESSLDASVSIGGDAGASELVIMKLAGEVSKHLVHVVTPLLLPDTPIVAWWPSSAPVDPAEDPIGKIAQRRITDTYNDPPADALYNRRNNYSSGDSDLCWARLTPWRGVVASSLDVLPHEEVHDVRVYGAAENPSVELAAGWLADRLGVTVTRYTCDMDDAIDEYGQAAVPVKRLELDRASGTVVLEMQEDQATLALSIPGRDTALVAINRRSESDCLAEELRHLDPDVAYANTLKSLNRIEFAADKPSA from the coding sequence ATGATCTTTGAACTGCCCAATACCGATACCCGCGAAATTTCTAAAACGCTCGTTCGTGCACGGGAAACCGGTGGACAAGTCACCACCAGCCGCGTGCTCACCTTGATCATTGTGGCAAAACAGCGCGATGACATTGAGGCCATCACCAAAGCCACCACCGAGGCCTCTCGTGAGCACCCCTCCAGGGTGATTCTGCTGGTGACCGGCGATGAGGATGCTGAGTCCTCCCTCGATGCCTCAGTAAGCATCGGTGGCGATGCTGGCGCATCAGAGCTGGTGATTATGAAGCTTGCCGGCGAAGTATCCAAGCATTTAGTGCATGTGGTAACTCCCCTGCTCTTGCCCGATACGCCCATCGTTGCATGGTGGCCATCCTCGGCACCGGTAGACCCGGCCGAAGACCCAATTGGCAAGATTGCCCAACGCCGGATCACCGATACCTATAACGATCCGCCTGCAGATGCTTTGTATAACCGCCGCAATAATTACTCCTCGGGCGATTCAGACTTGTGCTGGGCAAGGCTTACGCCCTGGCGTGGCGTGGTTGCCTCCTCACTTGATGTGCTGCCCCATGAGGAGGTTCATGATGTGCGCGTCTATGGAGCTGCCGAAAACCCCAGCGTGGAATTAGCCGCCGGCTGGCTCGCAGATCGCCTCGGTGTGACGGTCACGCGCTATACCTGCGATATGGACGATGCCATCGATGAATACGGGCAGGCAGCGGTACCGGTCAAGCGTCTTGAGCTCGACCGGGCCTCTGGCACCGTGGTTCTCGAGATGCAAGAAGATCAAGCCACCTTGGCTTTGAGCATTCCTGGTCGCGATACCGCCTTGGTTGCCATTAACCGCCGCTCCGAGTCTGATTGTTTGGCTGAAGAATTGCGTCACCTCGACCCAGATGTTGCGTATGCCAACACGCTCAAAAGCCTCAACCGTATTGAATTCGCAGCCGATAAGCCCAGCGCTTAA
- the pgl gene encoding 6-phosphogluconolactonase encodes MSALIVEELPDLHAVIRSAADGIEEVLERARQGKGLYEDGMARIVLTGGGAGIGTLEELARRKTDLSNAHFFFGDERNVAKDHPDSNEGQARIALLDAADIPEEQIHGMGLGSVDMDSAARAYEDVLATFAPKGFDLHLLGMGGEGHINSLFPHSAATKEQEKLVVAVEDSPKPPAQRVTLTLAAVALADDVWLLVAGEEKAEAVALLKAGAPAVELPAAGAHGRKSTVLKVARNAL; translated from the coding sequence ATGAGTGCTCTGATCGTTGAAGAACTCCCCGACCTACACGCCGTTATCCGCAGCGCTGCCGACGGCATTGAAGAGGTACTCGAACGCGCCCGTCAGGGCAAGGGCCTCTATGAAGACGGCATGGCCAGGATCGTATTAACCGGTGGTGGCGCAGGCATCGGCACCCTTGAAGAGCTTGCGCGGCGTAAGACGGATCTAAGCAATGCGCACTTCTTCTTCGGCGATGAGCGCAATGTTGCCAAAGATCACCCAGACTCAAACGAGGGTCAAGCAAGAATAGCGTTGCTTGATGCAGCCGATATTCCAGAAGAGCAGATTCATGGCATGGGGCTTGGCTCGGTGGACATGGACTCAGCGGCACGCGCTTATGAGGATGTCCTAGCTACATTCGCCCCGAAGGGCTTTGATCTTCACCTGCTTGGCATGGGCGGTGAAGGGCACATCAACTCTCTATTCCCCCACAGCGCTGCTACCAAAGAGCAAGAAAAGCTGGTGGTGGCCGTGGAAGATTCTCCCAAGCCCCCTGCGCAGCGCGTCACGCTCACCTTGGCAGCGGTCGCTTTGGCTGATGATGTGTGGCTGCTTGTGGCAGGCGAGGAAAAAGCTGAGGCGGTGGCATTGCTTAAGGCAGGTGCTCCGGCGGTAGAACTGCCTGCAGCCGGTGCCCACGGGCGCAAGTCCACGGTGCTGAAAGTTGCCCGCAACGCCCTATAG
- the zwf gene encoding glucose-6-phosphate dehydrogenase, with translation MSNPSLPDHYEADGWENPLRSALDKRLPRIAGPSGMVIFGVTGDLAKKKLLPAIYDLANRGLLPAGFSLVGFGRRDWSKQDFEDYIRSAAEAGARTEFRENVWQRLAEGMHFVQGNFDDDEAFDRLAATLQRIDESGATSGNWAFYLSVPPNFFSDVCHQLQRSGMAEAKGKSWRRVIVEKPFGHDQESARELNKIINSVFPERSVFRIDHYLGKETVQNILALRFANQLFDPLWNSHYVDHVQITMAEDIGLGGRAGYYDGIGAARDVIQNHLIQLLALVAMEEPVDFTPSQLQSEKIKVLRATRPVEPFSKTTARGQYTAGWQGSELVKGLREEEGFDPDSKTETYAACTLEINSRRWAGVPFYLRTGKRLGRRVTEIALVFKDAPHQPFAAGTRDTQGQNVVVIRVQPDEGMLMRFGSKVPGSAMEVRDVNMDFSYSEAFTEESPEAYERLILDALLDEASLFPTNEEVELSWQILDPILRFWADHGEPEDYPAGTWGPHSADRMLERVGRSWRRP, from the coding sequence GTGAGCAACCCCTCTCTACCCGATCATTATGAAGCCGATGGCTGGGAAAACCCCTTGCGTAGCGCCTTGGATAAGCGCTTACCTCGCATTGCAGGGCCTTCGGGCATGGTCATCTTTGGTGTCACCGGCGATCTAGCCAAAAAGAAGCTCTTGCCGGCCATCTATGATCTTGCCAACCGCGGCCTATTGCCCGCCGGATTCTCCTTGGTCGGATTTGGCCGTCGCGACTGGAGCAAGCAGGATTTCGAAGACTACATCCGCAGTGCCGCTGAGGCAGGAGCTCGAACGGAGTTCCGCGAAAACGTCTGGCAGCGCTTGGCAGAAGGGATGCACTTCGTCCAAGGCAACTTCGACGATGATGAGGCGTTTGATCGCCTCGCCGCCACGCTGCAGCGTATCGACGAATCCGGCGCTACCTCCGGCAACTGGGCCTTCTACCTCTCGGTGCCACCAAACTTCTTCTCTGATGTATGCCACCAGCTTCAGCGCTCCGGCATGGCGGAGGCCAAGGGCAAGAGTTGGCGCCGCGTGATCGTCGAAAAGCCCTTTGGCCATGATCAAGAAAGCGCCAGGGAGCTCAATAAGATCATCAACTCGGTGTTTCCCGAGCGTTCGGTGTTCCGCATCGATCACTACCTGGGCAAAGAAACCGTGCAGAACATTCTGGCGCTGCGCTTTGCCAACCAACTGTTCGACCCACTGTGGAATTCCCACTACGTCGACCATGTGCAAATCACCATGGCCGAAGACATTGGCCTAGGCGGGCGCGCCGGCTACTACGACGGCATCGGTGCAGCGCGCGACGTGATCCAAAATCACCTGATCCAGCTCCTGGCACTCGTGGCCATGGAGGAGCCGGTAGATTTCACGCCTTCGCAGTTGCAGTCGGAAAAAATCAAGGTGCTTCGCGCAACCAGGCCGGTGGAACCATTTTCTAAGACCACCGCTCGCGGCCAATACACCGCCGGCTGGCAGGGCTCGGAATTGGTCAAAGGCCTGCGCGAAGAAGAGGGCTTCGACCCGGATTCCAAGACCGAAACCTATGCGGCCTGCACCTTGGAGATCAACTCTCGGCGCTGGGCAGGTGTGCCGTTTTATCTTCGCACCGGCAAACGCCTTGGCCGCAGAGTCACCGAGATCGCCTTGGTGTTTAAAGATGCGCCCCACCAGCCCTTTGCCGCAGGTACCAGAGATACCCAAGGCCAAAACGTGGTGGTGATTCGCGTGCAGCCGGATGAGGGCATGTTGATGCGCTTCGGCTCGAAGGTGCCCGGATCTGCAATGGAAGTCCGTGACGTCAATATGGACTTCTCGTACTCCGAGGCCTTTACCGAGGAATCCCCCGAGGCCTATGAGCGCCTGATCCTCGACGCACTCTTGGATGAGGCAAGCCTCTTTCCTACCAATGAGGAAGTGGAGCTCAGTTGGCAGATCCTCGACCCGATCCTGCGCTTCTGGGCAGATCACGGCGAGCCGGAAGATTATCCTGCCGGCACTTGGGGCCCGCATTCAGCCGACCGCATGCTCGAACGTGTAGGACGTTCGTGGCGCAGGCCTTAA
- the gap gene encoding type I glyceraldehyde-3-phosphate dehydrogenase, whose product MTIRVGINGFGRIGRNFFRALSERGSDIEVVAVNDLTDNKTLAHLLKYDSTLGRLGKEVTYDDESITVDGHRILVSAERDPKDLKWGENDVDIVIESTGFFTDAEAAKAHIEAGAKKVIISAPAKNEDATFVVGVNHTDYDPENHNIISNASCTTNCLAPMAKVLDDAFGIERGLMTTVHAYTGDQRLLDAPHKDLRRARAAAINMVPTSTGAAKAVALVLPQLKGKLDGYAMRVPLPTGSATDLTFTCSKEVTVEEVNAAIKKAAEGELKGVLAYTEDPLVSTDIVTDAHASIFDAGLTKVIGDQVKVVSWYDNEWGYSNQLVTLTEYVGERL is encoded by the coding sequence GTGACGATTCGCGTAGGAATCAACGGCTTCGGCCGCATCGGACGTAACTTCTTCCGTGCTCTCAGCGAGCGCGGCTCGGACATCGAGGTTGTTGCAGTCAACGACCTCACCGACAACAAGACCTTGGCTCACCTGCTCAAGTACGACTCCACCCTGGGTCGTTTGGGCAAGGAGGTCACCTACGACGATGAGTCGATCACCGTTGATGGCCACCGCATCCTGGTTTCTGCAGAGCGTGACCCCAAGGATCTCAAGTGGGGCGAGAACGACGTCGATATCGTAATCGAGTCCACCGGCTTCTTCACCGATGCTGAGGCAGCAAAGGCTCACATCGAGGCTGGCGCCAAGAAGGTCATCATCTCCGCTCCTGCAAAGAACGAAGACGCTACCTTCGTCGTTGGTGTGAACCACACCGATTACGATCCCGAGAACCACAACATCATCTCCAACGCTTCCTGCACCACCAACTGCCTTGCCCCCATGGCAAAGGTGCTCGACGATGCCTTCGGCATCGAGCGTGGTCTGATGACTACCGTTCACGCTTACACCGGCGACCAGCGCCTGCTCGACGCTCCTCACAAGGACCTGCGTCGCGCCCGTGCTGCTGCCATCAACATGGTGCCCACCTCCACCGGTGCAGCCAAGGCTGTGGCCCTGGTGCTCCCGCAGCTCAAGGGCAAGCTCGACGGCTACGCAATGCGCGTGCCGCTGCCCACCGGCTCCGCTACCGACCTCACCTTCACCTGCTCCAAGGAAGTAACTGTTGAAGAGGTCAACGCCGCCATCAAGAAGGCTGCTGAAGGCGAGCTCAAGGGCGTGCTGGCTTACACCGAGGATCCGCTGGTATCCACCGACATCGTGACCGATGCTCACGCCTCCATCTTTGACGCTGGCCTGACCAAGGTCATCGGCGACCAGGTCAAGGTTGTGTCCTGGTACGACAACGAGTGGGGCTACTCCAACCAGCTCGTTACCCTGACCGAGTACGTAGGCGAGCGCCTCTAA
- the tpiA gene encoding triose-phosphate isomerase, which yields MARTPLIAGNWKMNLDHLQAVATVQKLAFALPKDYYEKVDVAVTVPFTDLRSVQTLVEGDKLQITYGAQDVSQHESGAYTGEVSAQMLAKLGCTWVVVGHSERREYHQETSELVAAKAKAALGQGMHPIVCVGEPLEIREQGTHVDYVVEQTRESLAGLSTEDLANTVIAYEPVWAIGTGKVASAADAQEVCAAIRKLIAELADASVAENIRILYGGSVKAETVAEIVGQADVDGGLVGGASLDGEAFAKLSANAASAV from the coding sequence ATGGCACGCACTCCCTTGATTGCCGGCAACTGGAAGATGAACCTCGATCACCTTCAGGCAGTTGCCACCGTGCAGAAGCTCGCCTTCGCACTGCCCAAGGACTACTACGAGAAGGTCGATGTAGCCGTCACCGTTCCCTTCACCGATCTGCGCTCCGTGCAGACCCTGGTAGAAGGCGATAAGCTGCAGATCACCTACGGCGCACAGGATGTGTCTCAGCACGAGTCCGGCGCCTACACCGGCGAAGTTTCCGCACAGATGCTGGCCAAGCTGGGCTGCACCTGGGTGGTTGTTGGCCACTCGGAGCGCCGCGAATACCACCAGGAAACCTCCGAGCTCGTGGCTGCAAAGGCCAAGGCAGCCCTGGGCCAGGGCATGCACCCCATCGTCTGCGTCGGTGAGCCACTGGAAATCCGCGAACAAGGCACCCACGTTGATTATGTTGTGGAGCAGACCCGCGAATCCCTGGCAGGTCTGTCCACCGAGGACCTGGCCAACACCGTGATTGCCTATGAGCCTGTGTGGGCTATCGGCACCGGCAAGGTTGCCTCGGCTGCAGATGCTCAGGAAGTTTGCGCCGCGATTCGTAAGCTCATCGCCGAGCTTGCCGACGCCTCCGTGGCCGAGAACATCCGTATCCTCTACGGAGGTTCTGTCAAGGCTGAAACCGTGGCAGAAATCGTCGGCCAGGCAGATGTCGATGGCGGCCTCGTTGGTGGTGCTTCGCTCGACGGCGAGGCATTTGCCAAGCTTTCTGCCAACGCTGCTTCTGCAGTCTAA
- a CDS encoding phosphoglycerate kinase has protein sequence MTAKNLQDLLNEGVEGRHVLVRSDFNVPLNDDQEITDAGRINASLPTIKALVDGGARVILMAHLGRPKGEFNQKYSLAPVAEALSEALDQYVALAADVVGEDAHERANGLNDGDVLLLENVRFDPRETSKDEAERGEFADQLVALTAENGAFVSDGFGVVHRAQASVYDVAKRLPHYAGKLVEKEIDVLKAVVEDPKRPYTVVLGGAKVSDKLGVIEALASKADHIIIGGGMCYTFLAAKGINVQESLLQEEQIDNCKQLLDTYGDKIVLPTDLVAAEKFDAQAEHKVVALDAIPEGWMSLDVGPETVERFKKVLLESKTIFWNGPMGVFEFEAFSNGTKGLAKAIIEATEQGAFSVVGGGDSAAAVRSLGLAEDGFSHISTGGGASLEFLEGKELPGVKVLES, from the coding sequence ATGACCGCAAAGAACCTTCAAGATCTGCTCAACGAAGGCGTCGAAGGCCGCCACGTGCTGGTGCGTTCCGACTTCAACGTCCCACTCAACGATGATCAAGAGATCACCGACGCTGGACGCATTAACGCCTCCTTGCCCACCATCAAGGCACTGGTTGATGGCGGCGCCCGCGTGATTCTCATGGCGCACCTTGGCCGCCCCAAGGGTGAGTTCAACCAGAAGTACTCCCTGGCACCTGTGGCAGAAGCACTGTCCGAGGCCCTTGATCAGTACGTTGCATTAGCCGCAGACGTCGTGGGCGAGGATGCCCACGAGCGTGCCAATGGTCTTAATGACGGCGACGTGCTGCTGCTGGAAAATGTGCGCTTCGATCCCCGCGAAACCTCCAAGGATGAGGCCGAGCGTGGCGAGTTCGCAGATCAGCTCGTAGCTTTAACCGCCGAGAACGGCGCCTTTGTCTCCGATGGCTTCGGTGTGGTTCACCGCGCACAGGCATCGGTGTACGACGTAGCAAAGCGCCTGCCTCACTACGCCGGCAAGCTCGTCGAAAAGGAAATCGACGTGCTCAAGGCTGTTGTTGAAGATCCGAAGCGCCCTTACACCGTGGTACTCGGTGGCGCCAAGGTTTCCGACAAGCTCGGTGTGATTGAAGCACTGGCTTCCAAGGCTGACCACATCATCATCGGTGGCGGCATGTGCTACACCTTCCTGGCTGCCAAGGGCATCAACGTTCAAGAATCCCTGCTGCAGGAAGAGCAGATCGATAACTGCAAGCAGTTGCTCGACACCTACGGCGATAAGATCGTGCTGCCCACCGACTTGGTGGCCGCAGAAAAGTTCGACGCTCAAGCCGAGCACAAGGTCGTTGCGCTTGATGCCATCCCCGAGGGCTGGATGTCGCTCGACGTCGGACCCGAGACCGTGGAACGCTTTAAAAAGGTACTGCTCGAATCCAAGACCATCTTCTGGAACGGCCCAATGGGCGTCTTCGAATTCGAGGCATTCTCTAACGGCACCAAGGGTCTTGCAAAGGCAATCATCGAAGCAACCGAGCAGGGCGCATTCTCTGTGGTAGGTGGCGGCGATTCTGCTGCAGCCGTTCGTTCCCTCGGATTGGCAGAAGATGGCTTTAGCCACATCTCCACCGGTGGCGGCGCATCCCTGGAGTTCCTTGAAGGCAAGGAGCTGCCGGGCGTTAAGGTCCTGGAAAGCTAA